Proteins from a single region of Oryza brachyantha chromosome 6, ObraRS2, whole genome shotgun sequence:
- the LOC102718564 gene encoding LOW QUALITY PROTEIN: putative 12-oxophytodienoate reductase 5 (The sequence of the model RefSeq protein was modified relative to this genomic sequence to represent the inferred CDS: substituted 2 bases at 2 genomic stop codons) translates to MVNHAAIRPANGLDGNGGAIPLLTPYRQQAGDEQLLLELSHRVVLSPMTRCRSYGNVPQPQHAALYYSQRATSGGLLITEATGVSATAQGYPXTPGVWTREQVEAWRPIVDAVHRKGALFICQLWHVGRVSTNDYQPNGQAPISCSDKQITPDGSGIVYSKPRRLRADEIPRIVDDFRLAARNAIEAGFDGVEIHGANSYFLEQFMKDSSNDRADEYGGSLENRCRFAVEVIDAVVGEVGTGRVGVWLSPFLDFMDYVDSDLEALGVHMVAQLNRHGGSLYCHMVEPHMSIVDGRRRIQHGLLPFRKAFRGTFIVAGGYDREEGNRAVESGYADLISFGRLFLANPDLPRRFELDAPLNKYDCNTFYTQDPVVRYMDYPFLEXNKADSVVVDA, encoded by the exons ATGGTGAACCACGCCGCGATTAGGCCggctaatgggttggatggaaatgg TGGCGCGATCCCGCTGCTGACGCCGTACAGGCAgcaggccggcgacgagcagctCCTCCTCGAGCTGTCCCACCGGGTGGTGCTCTCGCCGATGACGCGGTGCCGCTCCTACGGCAACgtgccgcagccgcagcacgCGGCGCTGTACTACTCGCAGCGCGCCACCAGCGGCGGCCTCCTCATCACAGAGGCCACGGGCGTGTCCGCCACCGCGCAGGGCTACCCGTAGACCCCCGGCGTCTGGACGCGGGAGCAGGTCGAGGCGTGGAGGCCCATCGTCGACGCCGTCCACCGCAAGGGCGCGCTCTTCATCTGCCAGCTCTGGCACGTCGGCAGGGTCTCCACCAACG ACTACCAGCCAAATGGGCAGGCCCCGATCTCGTGCTCCGATAAGCAGATCACGCCGGACGGATCAGGCATCGTGTACTCCAAGCCCAGGCGGCTGCGCGCCGACGAGATCCCCCGGATCGTCGACGACTTCAGGCTCGCCGCGCGCAACGCCATCGAGGCCGGGTTCGACGGTGTGGAGATCCACGGCGCCAACAGCTACTTCCTGGAGCAGTTCATGAAGGACAGCTCCAACGACCGCGCCGACGAGTACGGCGGCAGCCTCGAGAACCGGTGCCGCTTCGCCGTCGAGGTGATCGAtgccgtcgtcggcgaggtcggcACGGGCCGCGTCGGCGTCTGGCTGTCGCCGTTCCTGGACTTCATGGACTACGTCGACTCCGACCTGGAGGCGCTCGGCGTGCACATGGTGGCGCAGCTCAACAGGCACGGCGGCTCCCTCTACTGCCACATG GTA GAGCCCCACATGAGCATCGTCGACGGCCGCCGGCGAATCCAGCACGGCCTGCTGCCCTTCAGGAAGGCGTTCAGGGGCACCttcatcgtcgccggcgggtaTGACCGGGAGGAAGGGAACAGGGCGGTGGAGAGTGGCTACGCCGACCTCATCTCCTTCGGGAGGCTCTTCTTGGCGAACCCTGACTTGCCGAGGAGGTTCGAGCTCGACGCGCCATTGAACAAGTATGATTGCAACACCTTCTACACGCAGGACCCCGTTGTCAGGTACATGGACTACCCTTTTCTTGAGTAGAACAAGGCCGACTCTGTCGTCGTTGATGCTTAG